A genome region from Dolichospermum compactum NIES-806 includes the following:
- the cas10 gene encoding type III-B CRISPR-associated protein Cas10/Cmr2 — MISQEMPILRGNVHRLKRGEDVSVRPMIRSLAGVLVGLVLGELREMNSVSIAIAWCLAWGNERKPQFDIKVLQEMCDGLRNGREVPEAVSSLVNAVRELEKLDKPEKFPKTLNNLKQLTEKYAILWESKIGLVYGGVTKVKSYVFESEKLPDIRGASGLLDQINVVDLPAFFNKTTESNLYRFYHQDVRKWLESNTADRNLLEALIPELIIYFCGGNILAFCPPAFIDDIANIIEKRYIFRTLTANSCAVSETFRLLEIKFGLLRDNIEETFWLEKYQESYDHEIVESYFGKIEENSNIEENFKNRKSFNEITTKLAILFNQRRSGNDIRNRPTRRYPPMFETHPYLRRDETEKRSAITQANDLPGKPYYSESSAIKRQFSDRIKTGESKETNWYEEGENPINDSWIQRFENFLKNDDNRKQKYNDNSNLEKVKIAESLTHLGKVSNGYIAYIYADGNNMGGAIQKIRTPQKYQNFSKDVDNATRYAVFLALAENLQPRKLQGIDESKSRLKNGDLIHPFEIITIGGDDILLIVPADKALQIAKMIGENFEKILLGEIEIPEVKIQGNYEVEEKPSKLQKIHRFAEHIPEHKQCSLSMSSGVLLTAYNTPIYYAEDLTEQLMKSAKKYAKSLKDKGFYGGTVDFFTMKSVTMISSSIEEFRNKALTFHKLKLKLYAAPYTLPELDRFFQSIQALQKAEFPKSQLYQIRSFLAQGRRTASLNYYYFRHRLNKGHLLKENFEDLWCPAKTNNGNIAPWMCDIKEDSKEESKYETIWRELVDLFGLIEFADTKYPGKLEQETTL; from the coding sequence GTGATTTCCCAGGAAATGCCGATTCTTAGAGGAAATGTGCATCGCTTAAAACGTGGGGAGGATGTATCTGTGCGTCCGATGATTCGGTCTTTGGCTGGGGTTTTGGTGGGGTTAGTTTTAGGAGAATTAAGAGAGATGAATTCTGTTAGTATTGCGATCGCTTGGTGTTTAGCTTGGGGTAATGAACGCAAACCGCAGTTTGATATTAAGGTTTTGCAGGAAATGTGTGATGGTTTAAGGAATGGGAGAGAAGTACCAGAAGCGGTATCTTCTTTAGTCAATGCAGTGAGAGAGTTAGAAAAATTAGATAAACCAGAAAAATTTCCCAAAACCTTAAATAATTTAAAGCAATTAACTGAAAAATACGCTATTTTGTGGGAATCTAAAATTGGTTTAGTTTATGGTGGAGTAACTAAAGTTAAAAGTTATGTATTTGAATCTGAGAAACTTCCTGATATTCGAGGTGCTTCTGGACTTTTAGATCAAATTAACGTAGTTGATTTACCAGCTTTTTTTAATAAAACAACAGAATCAAATCTATATAGATTTTATCATCAAGATGTTAGAAAATGGTTAGAAAGTAACACAGCAGATAGAAATTTATTAGAAGCACTAATACCAGAATTAATAATTTATTTCTGCGGTGGTAATATTTTAGCTTTTTGTCCTCCTGCTTTCATAGATGACATAGCAAATATCATCGAAAAACGTTACATATTTAGAACATTAACAGCTAACTCCTGTGCAGTTAGTGAAACATTTAGATTATTAGAAATTAAATTTGGCTTACTCAGAGATAACATAGAAGAAACATTTTGGTTAGAGAAATATCAGGAAAGTTATGATCATGAAATAGTAGAATCATACTTTGGTAAAATTGAAGAAAATTCAAACATAGAAGAGAACTTTAAAAACCGTAAAAGTTTTAATGAAATCACTACAAAACTAGCAATTTTATTTAATCAACGTCGTAGCGGTAATGATATAAGAAATCGTCCCACTCGTCGTTACCCACCAATGTTTGAAACCCATCCTTATTTGAGGAGAGACGAAACAGAAAAACGTTCTGCAATTACTCAAGCAAATGATCTTCCTGGAAAACCATATTATTCTGAATCCTCTGCAATTAAGCGTCAATTTAGTGATAGAATAAAAACAGGAGAATCTAAAGAAACCAATTGGTATGAAGAAGGAGAAAACCCTATAAATGATAGTTGGATACAAAGATTTGAGAACTTTTTAAAAAACGATGACAATAGGAAGCAAAAATACAATGATAATTCTAATTTAGAAAAGGTTAAAATAGCTGAATCTTTAACACATTTGGGTAAAGTAAGTAATGGATATATTGCTTATATTTATGCAGACGGTAATAATATGGGTGGTGCAATTCAAAAAATCCGCACTCCCCAAAAGTACCAAAATTTTAGTAAGGACGTAGATAATGCAACTAGATATGCAGTTTTTCTAGCATTAGCTGAGAATTTACAACCACGCAAATTACAAGGAATTGATGAATCAAAATCAAGATTAAAAAATGGAGATTTAATTCATCCCTTTGAAATTATTACCATTGGTGGGGATGATATTTTATTAATAGTCCCTGCTGACAAAGCTTTACAAATTGCTAAAATGATTGGTGAAAACTTTGAAAAAATACTTTTGGGTGAAATTGAAATACCGGAAGTAAAAATACAAGGTAATTACGAAGTAGAAGAAAAACCATCTAAACTTCAAAAGATTCATCGCTTTGCTGAACACATACCAGAACATAAACAATGTAGTTTGAGTATGTCTAGCGGTGTCTTGCTGACTGCTTATAATACACCAATTTATTATGCAGAAGACTTGACAGAACAATTAATGAAATCTGCTAAAAAATATGCAAAATCCTTAAAAGACAAGGGTTTTTATGGAGGTACAGTTGATTTCTTTACAATGAAATCAGTAACCATGATTTCCTCAAGCATAGAAGAATTCCGCAACAAAGCTTTAACTTTTCATAAACTTAAATTGAAATTGTATGCTGCACCTTACACATTGCCTGAGTTAGATAGATTTTTTCAATCCATTCAAGCATTGCAAAAAGCAGAATTTCCCAAATCACAACTATATCAAATTCGGAGTTTTTTAGCACAAGGAAGACGAACAGCAAGTTTAAATTATTATTATTTTCGTCATCGGTTAAATAAAGGACATTTACTTAAAGAAAACTTTGAAGATTTATGGTGTCCTGCAAAAACAAACAACGGTAATATTGCACCTTGGATGTGTGATATTAAAGAAGATTCAAAGGAAGAAAGTAAATATGAAACTATCTGGAGAGAACTTGTAGATTTATTTGGTTTAATCGAATTTGCAGATACTAAATATCCAGGGAAATTAGAACAGGAAACTACACTATGA
- a CDS encoding CRISPR-associated protein Csx3, with translation MTTYNIELKDDILRLSFGEPAQNDQIVKDAATKLEQMARSGEISGGQLLRINGPVSIPVAFVLAHKLAHIYGAIGFFDPKLGKYVICITHNPAYKLGDLID, from the coding sequence ATGACTACTTACAACATTGAGTTAAAAGACGATATTTTACGGTTGAGCTTTGGTGAACCTGCCCAAAATGACCAGATTGTGAAAGATGCTGCCACTAAGTTAGAGCAAATGGCACGGTCGGGGGAAATCTCTGGAGGACAACTGCTGAGGATTAATGGACCGGTTTCTATCCCTGTGGCTTTTGTGTTGGCACATAAATTAGCCCATATTTACGGAGCAATTGGTTTTTTTGATCCGAAACTGGGTAAATACGTGATTTGCATCACACACAATCCAGCATATAAGCTGGGAGACTTGATTGATTGA